The genomic region ACGACGGTTTTGAGGGAGGATAGGATGCCGACTTCACGCAGGCAGCTGCTGAAGACCTCGGCGGCTGCCGCCGCCGCACTCAGCCTCGATTGGACACGCGCCCAGGCACAAGCCGACAATTTACGCATCGGCCTGATCTACGACCTCACCGGCCCCTTCGCCGCCGGCGGCTCGGTCGCCTCGTCGATCGGGGCGCAGATCGCCATCGATCTCGTCAACGAGAAGGGCGGTGTCGGCGGCAAATACAAGGTTGCTGCGGTCGCCGCGGATTCGCAGAGTAAGCCCGACGTTGCGATCAACGAGGCCGAACGCCTGATCAGCCAGGAGAAGATCGACATCCTCAACGGCGTCTATGCGAGCTCGCATGCGGTGCCGCTCGCGGCCAAGGTCGAGCAGCAGAAGAAGATCCTCTGGATCACGACCGCGGTCTCGACCGCCGTGTTCAAGGACAAGAACCTGCAATACGTGTTTCGCGCACAGATCCATTCGGATCAATACGGCCAGGCTTTTGCAAGCTTCCTCACCGAGCATGCCAAAGCCAAGCTCGGCATGGACCCGAAGGAGGTCAAGGTCGCGTTGATCCACGAGGACGGCCCCTATGGGGTCGGCGTTGCCTCCGCCGACGAGACTTACGCCAAGGAGGCCGGCATCCAGGTCGTATTGCGCGAGGGCTATTCTGCCTCGGCGCCCGATCTCTCGGTGCTCGTCACCAAGATCAAGCGCGCCAAGGCCGACGTGATTTCGCATGCGGGCTACAACCCTGACATCACCTTGTTCCTGCGTCAGGCGCGCGAGAGCGGGTTGCGCTTCAAGATGTTGTTCGGGGCCGGCGCCGGCTACAGCCAGCTCGACAAGCTGCGTGCCACTTTCGGCGCAGACATCGACAATTTCTGCAACATCGACCCGGTGCCGGCGCAGCTGCTCGATCCCGCCAAGCTCGCGCCCGGCATGGGCGATCTGATCAACGCGATGGTCACGCGCTACAAAACCAAGACCGGCGCCACCGACGTGCCGCCGCACTGCTCGATGGGCTTCAACCAGACCTGGGTGCTGCTCAACAACGTGCTGCCGATCGCCAAGGAGAAATACGGCAGCTTCGAGCCCGAGGCGATCCGGAAAGCGGCGCTCGACGTCGACATCCCCGCCGGCGGCACGATCCAGGGCTATGGCGTGAAATTCTTCCCGCCGGGCACGCCGCTCTCCGGCCAGAACGAACGCTCGACGCCGGTCGTGATGCAGAACGCCGGCGAGCACATCTCCGTGGTGTGGCCGACCAACATCCGCACGCAGGACCCGGTCTTCCCGTTGCCGAAGGGCTCAACCTACGGGGCGTGAATGCGCGGCGCTCTCCCACCCTCCCCTGGAGGGCAGGGCTATCGCATTTGAGAGCTTTTCCCTGCAGCCATCCTTCGAGACGCCCGCTTTGGGCGGGCTCCTCAGGATGAGGGCGGAGTGCGCGGCAACAGTTTCAACGAGCACTGACGCTGATTAGCCTCATCCTGAGGAGGCGCGTCAGCGCCGTCTCGAAGGACGAGGCGTGCGCGCAGGCCGACGTCACAAGTCATATGCGATAGCCCTGCCCTGGAGGGGGAGGGTCGCTTCACGTCGAGCGAAGCGAGAGGTGAAGCGGGGTGGGGTGATCTCTCCACACGGGCACTGCCCAAGCGGAGAGATCACCCCACCCCGCTCGCGCTTCGCGCGATCGACCCTCCCCCTCCAGGGGAGGGTAAGAGAGCAACTCCGCGGTCCCTGATCTTCCCCCGAAAAAGTGGACGGGTTTAAGCGGCTTTTAGCTCCATCTCGATCGGGGCGATATATCCGATTGCGGAATGGAGCCGGGTTCGGTTGTAGAAGCCCTCGATGAAGGCGAAGATGTCGCGCTGGGCCTCGGCGCGGGTGTTGTAGTCGCGATGATGGATCAGCTCGGTTTTCAAGGTATGGAAGAAGCTCTCCATCGGGGCATTGTCGTAGCAATCGGCCTTGCGGCTCATTGATGCCACGATGCCGGCGCCGGTGAGGACCTTGCGATAGGCATGTGAGGCATACTGCACACCGCGATCGGAGTGGTGGATCAATCCGGCCAGCGGCCGTTGCTGCTGGATGGCCATCGTCAGCGCCGCGGATGCGAGCTCGACCTGGATATGGTCTTGCATGGCCCAGCCGACGATCTTTCGGCTGAACAGATCCATGACGGCCGCCAGATACAGCCAGCCCTCCGCGGTCGGGATGTAGGTGATATCGGCGAGCCAGACCCGGTTCGGGGCGGGAGCGGTGAAGTCGCGCGCGATCAGGTTCGGTGCGATCGGGAGGTCGTGACGGCTGTCGGTGGTGCGCACCCGGCGTGGCGGCGCCATGATGGCGCGGATACCGTGCCGGTGCATCAGCCGCTCGATCCGGCCACGGCTGGCGCCGCGGCCCTGCTTGCGCAGGACGGCATGGACGCGAGGACTGCCGTAACGCCCGCTGCTGTCTTGATGGACTTGCCGGATCGCGGCCAGGAGGCTGGCATTGGATTTGGTCCGCTCGCTCACCGGGCGATCGCGCCAGGCGTAATAGCCGGCCGGCGAGACCTCGAGCACGGCACACATCAGCCGCACCGGATAGGCGTCGCGGTGGTCTTCGATGAAGCGGAAGCTCATGTCCGGGTTCCGGCGAAGATCGCGATCGACTTTTTTAAAATGTCGCGCTCCATGCGCAGCCGTTCGTTCTCCTGACGCAGGCGGGCGATCTCCGAAGCCTGGTCCGCCGACATCGGCGTCGCCTGCGTGGTGGGGCGCCACGCCGCCGATGTCGGCTCCTGCCGGAGCTTGTCAACCCAGCGCCGCAGCACCGAGTCGCGCAGACCGAGTTCCTTGGCAACCGACCCGATCGAGCGCCCGCTCGACAAAGCCAACTCGACGGCTTGGTGCTTGTACTCTTCGGTAAATGACCGACGTTGACGTTCCATTCGACACCTCCGGGCTCAATGAGCCTACTACAGGTGTCCACTTATTCGGAGGAGCTTCAACTCCGCGGTCCCAGCCAACGATCTCCCCCTACAACACCACCCGTCTCCCCTCCTCCGCCGCCCAATACCCGGCGTAGTTCACCTTTATCGTCTCATAGGCCAGCGCGAGATCCGACAGCGGCTGCCGGCCCGTCGCGGCGCACTCCATGAAGTCCTGGATCTCCTGCAAGTAGCCGCGCGTCCATTCCTCCTCGAGGCAGACATATTGCCAGCCGGTCTTGCGATCGACCTTCTCGGTGATGCAGACGCTCGCGAGCTTCTCCTCGCTGGTCTGATAGCTCATCAGATGATTGTTCGGCGTGATGTTGGCGAACAGGGAGCCGCCGCTCGTATAGGTCTCGATCAGATTGCGCACGCCGCCCATGATCATGTCGCCGGAGAACACCGTCGCCTTGGTGCCGTCCGAGAAAGTGGCGGTGAGCGTGCCCCAGTCCTCGACGTCGACGGGATTGGCCTTGATGTAGCTGCGCTCCGCGGGCTTCAGCCCGGCGGTGACGTTGCCGACATCGCCGGTGACGCTGGCGACGCGGATGCGCTCGCCGCGCGCCTTGGCTTCGACCTGCTTCAGATACAGCACGGCCGAAAGCGGATGGCAGCCCATGCGGATCAGCGAGCCGCCGCCCGTCATCGCCCACTGCGCAGCATGCGCGGCGTGCGAGCCGGAATGGCTCTCCTCGCCCTTCATGAACAGGATCTTGTCCTTAGTCGCCTTGATGATCTCGGCGGTCTTTGTCACCGCCGGCGCGTAGATCCAGTCCTCGGCATACATGAAGAGCTTGTCCGTGCGCTCGATCGCGGCGCGCGTCCTGTCCATCTCTTCGATCACGCGCTCATACATCAGCGCCTTCGGCACGTGCTTGCCGATCGGCTGCTGATCGCCTTCGCGGCCGAAATAGCCGGCGAACGGCTTTTCGCAGATGACATGCTTGCCGGCCTCCATGGCGGCGACGATCATCTCGGCGTGAAGATTGGGCGGGGTGCAGATGTCGACGACATCGAGATCGCGGTCTGCGATCAGCTCGGCGAAGCTACGGTAAACACGCGGGATATCGTGATGCCGGGCGAACGCGACAACCTTGTCGCCGCGGGCAGCGACCGCCGCGACCTCGACGTCAACCCCATAGACGCGCCGGAACGCATACATGTGCAGCTCCGACACGAAGCCGCAGCCGACGAGTCCCACCCTGATCCTGGCCATGGCGCCCCCTTTGCATTGGGCGGCACTATAGCGCGCTCGGACGTCTAATCCACCGAGACCCGCACCACGCCGGCGCTCATCATACCGAGCGCCCGGGCGGCTGGCACCGAGAGATCGACGATGCGGCCGCGGATGAAGGGGCCGCGATCATTGACGCGGCACTGAATCGTGCGCCCGCTGTAGGACACCCTGAGCACCGTGCCGAACGGGCGCGTGCGGTGGGCGCAGGTCAGCTCGCCGCCTTTGCCGGCTTTTGCGTATCCGTAGTATGAAGCAAGCCCGGTTTCAGCGTGGGCAACAGAAAAGGCAAAAAGCAAAAAGCTGGCCAGAGCTACCAATAGCGTCGTCTGCGCGTGCACGGCACCCTCCGGGTTGCCCTGCCCGGCGATGCAAACGTCGCTTTGTTCCCGAGAGTTCCGGGAACATTGCCGGGCGATGCCCGTCAATGCCATCACACTTTGTTACTGCCGGTGGAACACCAGCGTGCGCACCGCTTTCGCGGGGCGCTGCATCGGCCGGCGTGCTCGGATCGACGAACGCGGTGTGCGGGCCGAAACGGGTGCGGCCGTCGGTTGCGGAATCGTAGCACTTCAGCAGCAGCGCCTCGTCCGGCGTCATCTCGGGGAAATAGAACCAGCGGTGGTTCGGATTGTATTTCACCGAATAGGTCTCGCCGCGGCGGTTGGGATAGATCAGGTCGGAGGCGACGAGGTCTTCCGGTGCCACCGTCGTGCCATCGGCCATGGCAAGCGGTGAATCGCGCAAGGGGCCGCGGATCGGCCGCCACAGATTGATCACCTGCACCCGGCCTTTCAGCAGCTCCTCGGCTTCATCAGGCAGATGCTCGCGCACGCGGTTGGCGCCGGAGATCGCGGTCTGGTCGACATGGACGCGCGTCGCCGGCTGACGCGGCCCGCCGCCGCGGATATCAGGCGCGCCTTCGACACGCTTGCGCACGGTGTGGTCGAAGATGAAGACGCGGTCGGCCTTCAGCGTCGCGCGCAGGAACGCCTCGACCGCTGGATAGTAGACGCTGCGGATTTCCTCGTCGTTGTAAAAATCCTTCACCTGCGTCGGGTGACGCACCAGCGCAAAACCTTCGCGATCCAGCGAGAAATTCTGCGCGATCAGCCGCGCATCGAAGATCGGCACCTGATGCGGCTCCGGCAGCGAGGTGCTTTTCGGCTCACCCGGCGGCGGATCGAACGCGTAGGTGCGCGGCTTGCCGTCGATTGGCGCGAGATAGTTGAGTTCGGCAGTGACGAAGGGAAGCGATTCGATTTTTGTTTCTTGCAGGCCCATGGCCGGTCTCCCGATGTGGTCGTCGGATTGATCTTTGCGAGAGTGCGCAGTGCCGCAAGAGGTGCGATGCAAATAGCAATGAGAGAGTTGTCGTCGGTACAAAGTGCAGAAGGATTGTTTCAACGAGGTCGATTGCGCTGGAAACCTCCTCCTTTTCTCACGACTTCTTGAAGCGCCCGTGAGCGCTACTTCCTTCTCCGCTCGTGGGAGAAGGTAGCGCGAAGCTCTCTCTTACCCTCCCCTGGAGGAGAGGGTCGATCGCGCGAAGCGCGAGCGGGGTGGGGTGATCTTTCCACTCGGGCACCGCCAGATGTGGAGAGACAGTCACCCCACCCCGTCTCACGTTTCGCTGCGCTCAACGCGAGCCGACCCTCCCCCTCCAGGGTAGGGCTATCGCATTTGAGAGCTTTTCCCTGCAGCCATCCTTCGAGACGCCCGCTTTGGGCGGGCTCCTCAGGATGAGGGCGGAGGTGCGCGGCTGCAGTTTCAACGAGCACTGACGCTGATTAGCCTCATCCTGAGGAGGCGCGTAAGCGCCGTCTCGAAGGACGAGGCGTGCGCGCAGGCCGCCGCCACAAGTCATATGCGATAGCCCTGCCCTCCAGGGGAGGGTGAGACCGTCCGCGGACGCTAGCGCGGCTACAATCCCGCCTTCGCGATCGCGTCCGTGAAGGAGCGGTCGACGATCTCCGCTGCATCCAGCTTCTGCTTGATCAGGCCCCAGCGGAAATAGAGGTCGATCGTGGCCTGCTCATCCGCGACCACGCCGTCATCGATCGGCGCGATGCGAATCTTGGCGCGCGACAGCCAGTTCTGCGGCACGGCGGTGGGGATGTTCATCAGCCTGCCCCAGGTCGCAGCATAGCTGTCGATATTGTTCAGCGACCACGCCCGCGCCGCGGTGAGGCGGCGGATGAAGTCCGTCAGCTCGGCGCGCTTGTCCCTGATCGCGTCGGGCCGCGCGACTTGGAAGCTCAGCCCCGGCGTCAGCCCTTCCGAGGTGATGATGCGCCGCGACCTGAACAGCACCTCCTCCTGGCTCACATAAGGCTCCCAGGTCGACCATGCATCGACCGAGCCTTGCGTGTAGGCGATCTTGGCATCCGACGGTGCCAGGAACGCGATCTGCACGTCATTTGCGCTCCAGCCGTTCTTCTCCAGCGCGGCCAGGATCAGCTGATGGCCGATCGAGCCGCGGCCGGTCGCGATCTTCTTACCCCGGAGATCGGCAAAGCTCTTGATCGGCGAGTTCTCGGGTACGAGGATGGCGAGCCCCTCGCGCGTCTGCCGGATAGCCGCGATCGCCTTCACCGGCGCGCCGGAGGCGGCGGCGAAGGTGAAGGGCGCATCGCCGACGAGGCCGGTCTCGATCGCGCCGGCGCTGAGCGCCTCCAGCAGCGGCGCCGCCGCCGGAAACTCCCTCCACTCGATCTTGTAGGGGACGTCCTTGAGCACGCCGGCCGCTTCCATCACGGCCTGCGCGTTGCCCTTCTGGTCCCCGACGCGCAAGGTGGTTTGCGCGGCTGCGACTTCAAGCGAAGCGAACAGCAGCGCGCCGGCCAACATCAGGCGGATCATTCCGCGGCCTCACCGCGAACGGCCTGGCGCTTGGCGACCAGCTCGCGCGTCAGCGGGATCAGCTCACGGCCGTATTCGATGGCATCGATCAGTGGATCGAAGCCGCGGATCAGGAAATGACTGATGCCGAGATCGTAATAATCGCCGAAGACCTCCGCGACCTGCTCGGGCGTGCCGACGAGTGCGGTGGTGTTGCTGTTGGCGCCGGTGAGCTTTGCGATCTCGGTCCAGAGCCGCTTGTCGATGCGGCTGCCCTGATCGGCGAGCGCGAGCAGGCGCCGCGCCCCGGCCGTGGCATGGCCGTCGGCGGGCCTGCGGTAGCCGGTCTTGTCCTGCAGCGCAGTAGCGCGCGCCAGAATTTCCTCAGCCTTCTCCCAGGCCTGCTTCTCGGTCGGCGCAATGATCGGCCGCACCGACAGGCTGAAGCGCGGCGCCGGCCGCCCCTGCCGCACCGCGGCGTTGTGGACGCGCGAGGTGACGTCGCGCACCTGCGCGTAGGATTCGCCCCACAGCGCAAAGGTGTCGGCGTGCTTGCCGGCGACGTCGATCGCCGCATCCGAGGCGCCGCCGAAATAGACGCGGATGCCCTCGGGACGATAGGGCTTCACCTGCGAGAAGGCGTTCTCGACCTGGTAGTACTTGCCCTTGTAGCTGAACGGCTTGTCGCTGCTCCATTCCAGCTTGAGCACGTCGAGGAATTCGGAGGTGCGGGCATAGCGCTCGTCCTTGTCGTCGAGCGTATTGCCGTCCTGCCTGAGCTCGGTGGCGTTGCCGCCGGTGATGACATGGAGGGCAACACGGCCGCGGGAGAACTGATCGAGCACCGCGAACTGCCGCGCCAGCAATGTCGGCGCGGTGAAGCCGGGCCGCTGCGCGATCAGCACGTTGAGGCGGGACGTCACGTTGAGCACGTGCTGCGCGATCTGAAGCGAGTCGGGTGAGGTCGAATGAAACGCCAGCAGCGCGCGGTCGAAGCCGGCGTTTTCGTGCGCCTTCGCCACCGTCTCGATATGGGTCGGATTGAGCACCGGCCCTTCCCGGACGATGGTCTCGGACGAATTGTTGTTGCTGATGAAACCGATGAACTCGATCGACATGACCGTCTCCCTGTCGATTCCTAGAGGCCGAGTGCGAGGCGGCCGAGGCCGATGCGCGTGGAATCGTCCTGCGGCGTGTGCACGCGGCCGCACAGCACGTCGCGATAATGCCGCTCCAACGGATTGGCACGGTTGAGCCCGTGGTTGCCCGTCAGCGACAGGGCATCCTCGACGACGGCAACGGCGTTGTTGGTGACCGTCAGCTTGATGACGTTGGATTCACCGGCGGAGAGATCGACGCCATCGTCGAAGTCGCGGGCGAACGTGTCGATCAGCCGCGCGTTGACCGCAAGCCGCGCCTCGATCGCGCCGAGGATCTCCTGCGCGCGCGGCAAGGTCGCCAGCGGCGCGCCGAGGCTGGCGGGCACGCGCTGCTTCAGGAACGTGATCAGCCAGTCGCGCGCGGCACGCGCAACGCCGTCATAGATCGCGGCGACGAAGACGGTGTGGACGGTTGCCTGCGTGACGTCGAGCGTGCGCCAGTCCGCCGGCTTGCGTACGTCGACCTCGGCATCGAGCGGGATCACGACGTCGTCGAAGATGACGTCGTGGCTGCCGCTGGCGCGCAGGCCGTGATGGTCCCAGGTCTCGACGAGACGCGTGCCCGGCAGGCCCGCCGGCACCAGGAACTGGCCGACCCGCGGCTCGGCCTCGTCGGTGCGCGCCCAGACCAGGTACCATTTCAGGATCGGCGATCCCGTCGAGTAGATCTTGTGGCCGGAGAGCCGCCAGCCGGTCTCGGTGCGCCGCGCGATCGTCGCCGGCAGGCCGCCGCGCGCCGGCGAGCCGAGCTCCGGCTCAACGCGCAGCGCGTTGATGAGCGCAAGGCCCTCGACGCTCTCCCGCGCGAGCTTGCGCGACAGCCGCGCCGGCCAGGTTGGGCTGCGCGCCATGACGAGATAATTGATGTAATGCATCGACAGCACCAGTGCAGTCGACGGATCGGCCTTGCCGAGAATGCCGAGCACGCGCGCGGCATATCGCGCGCCGGCACCGGCGCCGCCATGGACCGCCGGCACCGTCAGCGACAGCAAGCCCGCCTCCGACAGCTCGTGAAAATTCTCGAAGGGAAAGCTGCCGATGCGGTCGTGCTCGGCCGCGCGCGCCGCAAAGCTTGCCGCAAGCGTCGCTGCGCGGGCGACGTAGTCGGGCTCGCTGTGAGCCTTGCGGCCCTCGGCTATGGAGGTCACCATGTGGCGTCCAGTCCCAACAGGCCAAGGATCTGACGGCGCAGGTCAGCCAGATACGGATCGCCGCGATGGCGCGGATACGGTCGGTCGACACGAATGTCGGCCTTCACGCGCGCGGGACGCTCGCTGAACACGACGACGCGGTTGGCCAGCACCAGCGCTTCCTCCGCATCATGCGTCACCAGCAGCGTGGTAAACCCCTTGCGCTGCCAGAGCGCGACGAGCTCGGCCTGCATGGTGATGCGGGTCAGCGAGTCCAGTTTTCCCAGGGGCTCGTCCAGGATCAGGATCTTGGGATCGTTGACCAGCGCCCGCGCCAGCGCGACGCGCTGCGCCATGCCGCCGGAGAGCTGGTGCGGATAGGCGTTGCGGAACGAAGCAAGGCCAACGAGATCGAGTGCGTCATCGACGCGCTGGCGCTGGCTCCTCAAAATGCCCTGGGCCTCGAGACCCAGGGCGACGTTGTCCCAGACCGAACGCCAGGGAAACAGGGTCGGATCCTGGAACACGACGACGCGCGAGGGATGCGGGCTCCGGATGCGCGCCTCGTCCTCCCGCAGCCTTCCCGCCTTGGGCTTGTCGAGCCCGGCGACCAGCCGGAGCAACGTCGACTTGCCGCAGCCGGACGGGCCGAGCAGCGCGACGAACTCGCCGGGCTCCACCGAAATCGAAACGTCGCTCAGCACCGGCAGCTCGGCCCCGTCGATGTCGAAGGCGTGGCTGACCTGCTCGATGTCGAGCGCGGCGCCGGCGTCCGGATGCGTGACCGCTTCGGCAAGAGCTGTGGCTACCATTTGACGGTCCCCTTCTGCCAGACCAGGAGCCGGTCGCGGATCGCAAACAGCAGCGTGATCGCGCCGGAGCAGAGCAGCGACATCACGATCAGCGCCGCATACATGTTGGCGTAGGCGGCCCAGCCCTGCGCCCATTGCAGGTACCAGCCGAGCCCGGCCTTGACGCCGATCATCTCGGCGACGACGAGCACCGCAAAGGACGAGCCGAGCCCCATGAACAGGCCGACGAAGACGTGCGGCAGCGCGGCGGGGATCGCGACCTTCAGCACCAGGAACGACGGCTTTGCCCCCAGCGTGCGCGCGACGTCGTAATAGGCGTTGCTGACGCTCGCAACGCCCGACCAGGTCAGCACCGTCACCGGAAAGCCAGTCGCCAGCGCGATCAGGAAGGTCGAGGCGCTCCAGCTCGACGGGAAGGTGAAGAACGCGATCGGCAGCCAGGCGGTCGCCGGCAGCGGGCCGATGAAGCGCAGCACCGGATGCACCCAATAGCCGACCGCGCGCGACCAGCCGATCGAGACACCGGTCAGGAAACCGATCGTCGCGCCGATCAGATAGCCGCCGAGCTGCAGCTTCACGGACGCGAAGACGCTGTCGAGCAGTTTTGGCAGATCGTCGGTGTAGACTTCGATGATCGCCTGCGGCGGCGGAAAGAACGGCAGCGGCAGCCAGGCGAATTTTGCCGTCGCGACCTCCCACACCGTCAGGAACGCCCCGAGCGCGACCAGCCACGGCGCCCGCTTGTGCAGCGCCTGTCCCGCCGATCCCAGATAGTCGGCGCCGACGGTGCCGAACAGCGCGAGCGCCGCGATGATGAAGGCGGCAATGCCGAGCGAATGCGTGCGCGACCAGTCGCCGACATCCTGCCACCACAGGCAGGACAGGCCGAAGGCGATCCAGGCGACGCTGGCGAGAACGCCGACGCCGGACTCCCGGATCCAGCTCGCCAGCAGCGGCAAGCGCGAAGTGCGCGGCGCGCCGGAGGCGAGGCCGTCAGACAGCGAATACGTCGACATAGATGCGCTCCGCGAATTTGGCGGTGTCGGTGCTCTGCTTGAAGACCTGCACGCTCTTGAGATCGTCCGCATAGGCCTTGAGCTCGCGCTTGAGCACATCGCCGACGGGATGATGATGGTGGGTGTGGTAACGCACCATGCCCTCGATGTCGGCGAGCGTCGCCGCCTTCGGCGCGTAAGGCTGGAACGATTTTGCCGCGACCGCAGAGTTCTGCGCGGTGAACATCGCGGCATCGAGCAGCGCCTGCGTGATGGCGCGCGCGACCTGCGGTTCCTCGCGTACCAGGCTGCCGCGCAGGCCGAGAATGCAGCAGCTCTTTTCGCGGTACTCGCCGTCGAGATTGGAGGCGACCTCCTTGTATTGCGTGTCCTTGAGCCAGAGATAGGCGAGCGGGTCTGACGACAGGAACGCCTGCACCTCGCCCTTCTCCACGGCGACGTTGAGCAGGTTGCCGGGATAAGCGCGCCAGTCGACATCCTTGACCGGATCGATGCCGAGCTTGGCCAATTGGATCGAGAAGAAGTTCTTGTCGGGGCCGGCGAGATCGCCGACCGCGACGATCTTGCCCTTGAGGTCGGCAAGCTTCGATACGCCGGAATCGGTGCGCGACAGCACGCGCATGCAGCCGCCATGGGTGCCCGCGGCGATCTTGACGTCAAAGCCCTGCTCCAGCGGTTTCAGCCAGCGCAGCGCCATGCCGAGACCGGCATCGCTCTTGCCGGTCGCGATGGCCTCGAGCAGCTGATCGGTCGAACCGGAATAATTGACGAGCTCGACATCGAGATTGTGCTTCTGGAAGAAGCCGTGCTCGATCGCAACCGGCACCGGCGCGAGACAGACGGCGCCGGCATTCCACGACAGCTTCAGCTTGCGCGGCGCACCGGTGAGCGCGGGCGCGTCGGAGGCCGTGCGGCACAGCGGAAACTCGGAGAGGTCGACACCGGGCACGATGGCGCGCGGCGCAAAGGCCTGCGCGCCCAGAGCGCCGAGCGGCGCCGCGAAAGCAGCGGCAAGCCCTGCCTGAAGCAGGTGGCGCCGCTCGAGTTTCGATCCGCTGCGCTGGTTGTCGTTATTCATCGGCCCCTGGCTCCTGCGCTGGCACGGCTCCGCCTCATGCGCAACGGATCGCGTTGCGCATGTTCCGTGCGGAGCTGCGTTGAGAGAAAATCGTTCCGTCGGCGCTTGGCGCGCCGCGTTGATGCGATGCGCAAATCATGCGGCGCGTTCGCGGCATCGTCAATGAAATGGATTTTCGAATGTTGCGCGAAGCGAAGTCATTCTCTCCACCCGCGCATGCGGGAGCGATGAAAGGATTTTTCGCAGACGCATCGGCACGCAAGGTGAGCCGCGACTCCATTGGTGCCGCATCCCGATGCAGCTTCGGCCGCGCACGCTGCGCATTCTCGAAAGCGACGGCCCGCTGAAATGTCATTGCCTGAAGCACGCACAATACGGTTGGCCATTTCATTGACGGCGTACCGCGCGCTCATAGACTTGATCGCCTCGCTGCATCGTCCGCTCACGCATCGTGAGCGACGCAACAAGACGGATCCCATGAGCATCAACTCTCACGACCATTCCATCACGCGCCGGCTCGCCACCTCGCTGCTCGCCGCCGCCATCATGCTATCGTCCGCCGCCGCATCGCTCGCTGCCGATACCGTCGTGCTGCGCGTCGGCGACCAGAAGGGGGGCAACCGCTCGCTGCTCGAAATCTCCGGCTATGCGAAGGACCTCCCTTACAAGATCGAATGGTCGGAATTCCCGGCGGCCGCGCCGATCCTTGAAGCGCTCAATGCCGGCGCGCTCGACGTCGGCTACACCGGCGATCTCTCGTTCCTGTCGGTCTATGCCGCGGGCGCGCCGATCAAGGCGATCGGCGGCACGAGGTCGGATGCGAAGACGCAGGCCATCCTGGTGCG from Bradyrhizobium sp. CB1015 harbors:
- a CDS encoding ABC transporter substrate-binding protein, with the protein product MPTSRRQLLKTSAAAAAALSLDWTRAQAQADNLRIGLIYDLTGPFAAGGSVASSIGAQIAIDLVNEKGGVGGKYKVAAVAADSQSKPDVAINEAERLISQEKIDILNGVYASSHAVPLAAKVEQQKKILWITTAVSTAVFKDKNLQYVFRAQIHSDQYGQAFASFLTEHAKAKLGMDPKEVKVALIHEDGPYGVGVASADETYAKEAGIQVVLREGYSASAPDLSVLVTKIKRAKADVISHAGYNPDITLFLRQARESGLRFKMLFGAGAGYSQLDKLRATFGADIDNFCNIDPVPAQLLDPAKLAPGMGDLINAMVTRYKTKTGATDVPPHCSMGFNQTWVLLNNVLPIAKEKYGSFEPEAIRKAALDVDIPAGGTIQGYGVKFFPPGTPLSGQNERSTPVVMQNAGEHISVVWPTNIRTQDPVFPLPKGSTYGA
- a CDS encoding IS3 family transposase (programmed frameshift) → MERQRRSFTEEYKHQAVELALSSGRSIGSVAKELGLRDSVLRRWVDKLRQEPTSAAWRPTTQATPMSADQASEIARLRQENERLRMERDILKKSIANLRRNPDMSFRFIEDHRDAYPVRLMCAVLEVSPAGYYAWRDRPVSERTKSNASLLAAIRQVHQDSSGRYGSPRVHAVLRKQGRGASRGRIERLMHRHGIRAIMAPPRRVRTTDSRHDLPIAPNLIARDFTAPAPNRVWLADITYIPTAEGWLYLAAVMDLFSRKIVGWAMQDHIQVELASAALTMAIQQQRPLAGLIHHSDRGVQYASHAYRKVLTGAGIVASMSRKADCYDNAPMESFFHTLKTELIHHRDYNTRAEAQRDIFAFIEGFYNRTRLHSAIGYIAPIEMELKAA
- a CDS encoding Gfo/Idh/MocA family protein, yielding MARIRVGLVGCGFVSELHMYAFRRVYGVDVEVAAVAARGDKVVAFARHHDIPRVYRSFAELIADRDLDVVDICTPPNLHAEMIVAAMEAGKHVICEKPFAGYFGREGDQQPIGKHVPKALMYERVIEEMDRTRAAIERTDKLFMYAEDWIYAPAVTKTAEIIKATKDKILFMKGEESHSGSHAAHAAQWAMTGGGSLIRMGCHPLSAVLYLKQVEAKARGERIRVASVTGDVGNVTAGLKPAERSYIKANPVDVEDWGTLTATFSDGTKATVFSGDMIMGGVRNLIETYTSGGSLFANITPNNHLMSYQTSEEKLASVCITEKVDRKTGWQYVCLEEEWTRGYLQEIQDFMECAATGRQPLSDLALAYETIKVNYAGYWAAEEGRRVVL
- a CDS encoding septal ring lytic transglycosylase RlpA family protein, with the translated sequence MHAQTTLLVALASFLLFAFSVAHAETGLASYYGYAKAGKGGELTCAHRTRPFGTVLRVSYSGRTIQCRVNDRGPFIRGRIVDLSVPAARALGMMSAGVVRVSVD
- a CDS encoding ABC transporter substrate-binding protein; the protein is MIRLMLAGALLFASLEVAAAQTTLRVGDQKGNAQAVMEAAGVLKDVPYKIEWREFPAAAPLLEALSAGAIETGLVGDAPFTFAAASGAPVKAIAAIRQTREGLAILVPENSPIKSFADLRGKKIATGRGSIGHQLILAALEKNGWSANDVQIAFLAPSDAKIAYTQGSVDAWSTWEPYVSQEEVLFRSRRIITSEGLTPGLSFQVARPDAIRDKRAELTDFIRRLTAARAWSLNNIDSYAATWGRLMNIPTAVPQNWLSRAKIRIAPIDDGVVADEQATIDLYFRWGLIKQKLDAAEIVDRSFTDAIAKAGL
- a CDS encoding LLM class flavin-dependent oxidoreductase produces the protein MSIEFIGFISNNNSSETIVREGPVLNPTHIETVAKAHENAGFDRALLAFHSTSPDSLQIAQHVLNVTSRLNVLIAQRPGFTAPTLLARQFAVLDQFSRGRVALHVITGGNATELRQDGNTLDDKDERYARTSEFLDVLKLEWSSDKPFSYKGKYYQVENAFSQVKPYRPEGIRVYFGGASDAAIDVAGKHADTFALWGESYAQVRDVTSRVHNAAVRQGRPAPRFSLSVRPIIAPTEKQAWEKAEEILARATALQDKTGYRRPADGHATAGARRLLALADQGSRIDKRLWTEIAKLTGANSNTTALVGTPEQVAEVFGDYYDLGISHFLIRGFDPLIDAIEYGRELIPLTRELVAKRQAVRGEAAE
- a CDS encoding acyl-CoA dehydrogenase family protein; protein product: MVTSIAEGRKAHSEPDYVARAATLAASFAARAAEHDRIGSFPFENFHELSEAGLLSLTVPAVHGGAGAGARYAARVLGILGKADPSTALVLSMHYINYLVMARSPTWPARLSRKLARESVEGLALINALRVEPELGSPARGGLPATIARRTETGWRLSGHKIYSTGSPILKWYLVWARTDEAEPRVGQFLVPAGLPGTRLVETWDHHGLRASGSHDVIFDDVVIPLDAEVDVRKPADWRTLDVTQATVHTVFVAAIYDGVARAARDWLITFLKQRVPASLGAPLATLPRAQEILGAIEARLAVNARLIDTFARDFDDGVDLSAGESNVIKLTVTNNAVAVVEDALSLTGNHGLNRANPLERHYRDVLCGRVHTPQDDSTRIGLGRLALGL